In Stomoxys calcitrans chromosome 2, idStoCalc2.1, whole genome shotgun sequence, the following proteins share a genomic window:
- the LOC106091783 gene encoding sarcocystatin-A has product MIKPVVVIVLLATVALAKAQGFTPLCPGCPTVLESPADFAKATNVLKESLTQLTAGEGPNYKLGKINSGSKQVISGIFYKINANLIDENEATKTCDIEIIRAREVTITLKCEEEDEVKRVHEYIRE; this is encoded by the exons AGTTGTTGTGATTGTTTTATTGGCCACCGTGGCTTTAGCTAAAGCTCAGGGTTTTACTCCTCTCTGCCCGGGATGTCCAACTGTCTTGGAAAGTCCGGCGGACTTTGCAAAGGCCACCAATGTTCTCAAAGAATCTTTGACCCAATTGACAGCTGGTGAGGGACCCAACTACAA ACTTGGTAAAATCAATTCTGGCTCCAAACAAGTGATTAGtggtattttttataaaatcaatGCCAATTTGATTGATGAGAATGAAGCAACCAAGACCTGTGATATCGAAATTATACGTGCCAGAGAAGTTACTATAACTCTCAAATGTGAGGAAGAGGACGAAGTGAAAAGAGTTCATGAATATATTCGagaataa